A window of bacterium genomic DNA:
CTTTCGTGATGAGCTGAGAGGAGAGATATGTTTCGAAAACTCAACTTTTGACGACATAGTTCTCATAAAATCCGATGGCTTTCCAACATATCACTTTGCTAATATAGTCGACGACCATCTCATGCGAGTAACGCATGTTATGCGCGCTGAGGAGTGGATACCAAGCACTGGGAAACATGTTCTTCTTTATGCAGCCTTCGGATGGGAGCCACCAAAATTCGTGCACCTACCAATGATTCTCGGTCCAGACCGCTCAAAGCTCTCAAAGCGTCACGGTGCGACATCGATAATAGAGTTCCAGAAAAAAGGAATTCTTCCCGAAGCAATGTTTAACTTTCTGGCGTTATTGGGGTGGTCACCAAAGGACGACACCGAAATATTCACGAAAGACGAGCTCATAAAGCGTTTCGACATAGGCGGAATAAATACGGCTGCATCCGTGTTCGATTTCGATAAACTTCGCTGGATGAATGGCGAATACATAAGGATGCTCACTCCCCAAGAGCTTACCGAGCGATTAATGCCATTCTACAAAGAGTGGGGTTTTTGCACTGACGAGAATCCCTGTGACAGCGATTATCTGATAAAAGTTAGTAAAGCCATGCAGGAACGCCTAAAAACCCTTGTTGACATGCGAGAACTCGGATTTTTCTTCTTCCGCGAGCCGACGCAGTATGACCCTGAGGGAGTTAAGAAAAGCTTCAAGCCCGGTGTAGAACTTTGGCTTCGTGAGGTCGCCCAAGAATTCGAAAATTTGGAGCCGTGGACGGAGGAGAACATCGAAGCGGTGGTTCGTGGGTATGCCAAAAAGGTTGGCGTTGGTGCGGGTAAGATAATTCACCCCATACGAGTGGCTGTATCAGGGCTTAGGATGGGACCGAGTCTTTTCGAG
This region includes:
- a CDS encoding glutamate--tRNA ligase, yielding MVRVRFAPSPTGLPHVGNIRTALFNWLFARHHGGTFILRIEDTDRERYDPKALEAIMSGLRWLGLDWDEGPEVDGEYGPYFQSQRIEIYHEFARKLVEMGKAYYCDCSPERLERVRKERMEKGLPPMYDRHCRERNLVSDPADPNTVLRFKMPLWGKTCFRDELRGEICFENSTFDDIVLIKSDGFPTYHFANIVDDHLMRVTHVMRAEEWIPSTGKHVLLYAAFGWEPPKFVHLPMILGPDRSKLSKRHGATSIIEFQKKGILPEAMFNFLALLGWSPKDDTEIFTKDELIKRFDIGGINTAASVFDFDKLRWMNGEYIRMLTPQELTERLMPFYKEWGFCTDENPCDSDYLIKVSKAMQERLKTLVDMRELGFFFFREPTQYDPEGVKKSFKPGVELWLREVAQEFENLEPWTEENIEAVVRGYAKKVGVGAGKIIHPIRVAVSGLRMGPSLFEMLAILGREKVVARIRRAADWIENNISKKT